The Rhodocytophaga rosea genome has a segment encoding these proteins:
- a CDS encoding TonB-dependent receptor, whose amino-acid sequence MMNKNILVWVCLLLVTAFGPELLAQGVTTASLNGTITDANGETLPGATVIAVHTPSGTQYGTATLPTGKYNLPNVRIGGPYTVTVSFVGYQEQKREGINLSLGQNLSLDFQLQSSDVQLSEVIISGERNSVISSDRTGAATSISNEQISRLPTLNRSFDDFTRTDPRANGQSFGGRNGGYNNITIDGALFNNAFGLSSTVGGQANAQPISLDAVEQIQVSIAPYDVRQGSFTGAGINAVTRSGTNEFSGSAYYFLRNENFVGEKVRDQRQPVANFDLYNTGFRLGGPIIKNKLFFFINGEMERKNDPLQGNFVASKPGREGSNVSLASAADLDGLSNFLRESYGYNAGPYEGYKLEQNSDKATARLDWNISNSHKLNIKYNYLKSYRDVNPSTSGALANGGNPTNTHMPFLAAYYRINNNLNSVIGELNSNFGNKFANTFTAGYTGFRDFRESSGGVFPLVNIGNGEGQSFTTFGYEPFSANNILNTDVWQFSDNFTIYAGKHVLTVGTYNEFYKFKNGFAPNYYGAYQFASLADFYSSATQSPNPATGAIANPTQYQIQYSALPSGEFPFAVIKASQLGFYVQDEFSLLSNLKVTGGLRIDIPIINSEIEQNANAAALSFRDGVQLNTGELQKVSLLWSPRVGFNYDVFNDKKTQLRGGTGIFTGRVPYVWVSNQASNNGLLFGSEFLTNPSNRPFTNDVNAYRPVGAAANTSYNLAVTEPGFKFPQVWRTNLAFDQQLPWGLIGTIEGIYTKDINAVYHQNVALPYAPLNASGADNRPIYYSVNQTTGAYTPNNTLYPRIPNNQGGNTAQAPNITNAILMRNTNKGYSYSVTGQLQKTFSNGFYGSIAYTYSDSKSVNDGGSIAQSIWRDRVVSGDPNEAALAYSNFLQKHRVMASASYRKEYLGWAATSISVFYNGAPNNINFSTRYSYTYAGDMNGDGSGGGGNDLIYVPRDQSEIVLEDITSGGNVVFSAADQWAALDAYISQDKYLKDRRGQYAERNGAENPFLSTFDVKLIQDFFINVGGKRNTLQFSLDIFNFGNMLNSNWGVPEEPIRRALLNFRRIDTEGRPVFQYALNNGEPLTTTFRPQSTINARWQMQFGVRYIFN is encoded by the coding sequence ATGATGAATAAGAATATACTCGTATGGGTATGTTTACTGCTTGTTACAGCGTTCGGTCCGGAACTGCTGGCACAAGGGGTTACAACCGCCTCATTGAATGGAACCATTACAGATGCAAATGGAGAAACGTTACCAGGTGCTACTGTTATTGCCGTGCATACACCTTCTGGAACACAGTATGGTACAGCCACCTTGCCTACTGGAAAATACAATCTGCCCAACGTACGCATTGGAGGGCCTTATACGGTTACCGTTTCTTTCGTTGGGTATCAGGAACAAAAAAGAGAAGGCATTAACTTGTCTTTAGGGCAGAATCTTAGCTTAGATTTTCAATTGCAGAGTTCAGATGTTCAGTTGAGTGAAGTAATCATAAGCGGAGAGAGAAATTCTGTGATCAGTTCAGATCGTACTGGTGCAGCCACCAGCATTTCAAACGAACAAATTTCCCGCCTGCCTACCTTAAACCGGAGTTTTGATGATTTTACCCGCACTGACCCCAGAGCCAACGGGCAAAGCTTTGGCGGAAGAAATGGAGGTTATAACAATATTACCATTGATGGTGCCCTGTTTAATAACGCATTTGGCTTATCTTCTACCGTAGGTGGCCAGGCCAATGCACAGCCCATCAGTCTGGATGCAGTAGAGCAGATTCAGGTAAGTATTGCGCCCTACGATGTACGCCAGGGAAGCTTTACCGGCGCAGGTATTAATGCCGTTACCCGGAGTGGGACCAATGAATTTAGCGGTTCTGCTTATTATTTTCTCAGAAATGAGAATTTTGTGGGTGAAAAAGTAAGAGACCAACGCCAGCCTGTTGCCAATTTTGACCTGTATAATACCGGATTCCGTTTAGGTGGGCCTATTATTAAAAATAAGTTATTCTTCTTTATCAATGGAGAGATGGAGCGGAAAAATGACCCGCTACAAGGTAATTTTGTTGCGAGCAAGCCGGGCCGGGAAGGTAGTAACGTATCTCTGGCCAGTGCCGCTGATTTAGACGGATTAAGTAATTTCCTCCGGGAAAGCTATGGTTACAATGCCGGACCTTATGAAGGCTATAAACTGGAACAGAACAGTGATAAAGCCACTGCCCGCCTGGACTGGAATATTTCTAACAGTCATAAACTCAATATTAAATATAACTATTTAAAATCGTACCGGGATGTAAATCCTTCAACCAGTGGCGCACTGGCAAATGGCGGAAATCCAACCAATACGCATATGCCTTTTCTGGCAGCCTATTACCGGATTAATAATAACCTGAATTCCGTAATTGGGGAGTTAAATAGCAATTTTGGGAATAAATTTGCCAATACATTCACCGCTGGGTATACCGGATTCCGGGATTTCCGGGAAAGCAGTGGCGGGGTATTTCCCCTGGTAAATATCGGAAATGGCGAAGGCCAGTCTTTCACTACTTTCGGGTATGAGCCTTTCTCAGCCAATAATATTCTCAACACCGACGTATGGCAATTCTCCGATAACTTCACCATCTATGCCGGAAAGCATGTATTGACGGTAGGTACCTATAATGAGTTTTACAAATTTAAAAACGGATTTGCCCCTAACTATTATGGAGCTTACCAGTTTGCTTCTTTAGCAGATTTTTATAGCAGTGCCACTCAAAGTCCGAATCCGGCTACTGGCGCCATTGCTAATCCAACCCAATACCAGATACAATATTCTGCCCTGCCTAGTGGTGAGTTTCCCTTCGCTGTTATCAAAGCCAGCCAGCTTGGATTTTATGTACAGGATGAGTTTTCGTTGCTGAGTAACCTTAAAGTGACTGGTGGGCTGCGGATAGATATTCCGATTATCAACTCAGAGATTGAACAGAATGCGAATGCAGCTGCATTATCTTTCCGGGATGGGGTACAATTGAATACAGGTGAATTACAAAAAGTATCTTTATTATGGTCTCCCAGAGTAGGTTTCAACTATGATGTATTCAACGATAAGAAAACACAATTACGTGGTGGAACGGGTATATTTACAGGAAGGGTTCCTTATGTTTGGGTTTCCAACCAGGCTAGCAATAATGGCTTGTTATTCGGAAGCGAATTCCTGACCAATCCATCAAACCGGCCATTTACCAATGATGTAAATGCTTACCGGCCCGTAGGTGCTGCGGCCAATACTTCTTATAACTTAGCTGTTACAGAACCTGGCTTTAAGTTTCCCCAGGTATGGCGTACCAATTTAGCTTTCGATCAACAACTGCCATGGGGACTTATCGGAACCATAGAAGGCATTTATACAAAAGATATCAACGCTGTATACCACCAGAACGTGGCACTACCTTATGCGCCTTTGAATGCCAGTGGTGCAGATAACCGGCCTATTTACTATTCTGTAAACCAGACGACAGGTGCATATACGCCTAATAATACGCTGTACCCCCGGATTCCAAATAACCAGGGTGGCAATACTGCTCAGGCTCCAAACATTACCAATGCTATTCTGATGCGGAATACTAACAAAGGATATAGCTATTCCGTTACCGGTCAATTGCAGAAAACCTTCAGCAATGGATTTTATGGCAGCATCGCTTATACTTATTCAGATTCCAAATCAGTTAATGATGGAGGCTCTATTGCACAATCTATCTGGAGAGACCGGGTAGTTTCAGGTGATCCCAATGAAGCCGCATTAGCGTATTCAAACTTCTTACAGAAACACCGGGTAATGGCTTCTGCTTCTTACCGGAAAGAATATTTAGGCTGGGCGGCTACCTCTATTTCTGTTTTCTATAATGGAGCGCCAAATAATATCAATTTCAGTACCAGGTATTCTTATACCTATGCAGGCGATATGAACGGCGATGGCAGCGGTGGCGGTGGAAACGATCTGATCTATGTTCCCCGTGACCAGAGTGAAATCGTATTGGAAGATATTACCAGTGGAGGAAATGTAGTGTTTTCAGCAGCCGATCAATGGGCAGCGCTGGATGCCTATATCTCTCAGGATAAATACCTGAAAGACAGAAGAGGCCAGTATGCTGAACGTAATGGGGCTGAAAACCCATTCCTTTCTACCTTTGATGTTAAATTGATTCAAGACTTTTTTATCAATGTAGGAGGCAAAAGAAATACCTTACAGTTCAGCCTGGATATTTTCAACTTTGGAAACATGCTCAACTCCAACTGGGGTGTACCAGAAGAGCCGATCAGAAGAGCATTGTTGAACTTCAGAAGAATTGATACAGAAGGTCGTCCGGTATTCCAGTATGCGCTCAACAATGGGGAACCGTTAACTACCACTTTCCGTCCGCAAAGTACTATTAATGCCCGCTGGCAAATGCAGTTTGGGGTACGGTACATCTTCAATTAA
- the selD gene encoding selenide, water dikinase SelD → MQNIKLTQYSHGAGCGCKISPKILDSILKSDTVSTLYPQLLVGNESKDDAAVMDIGNGEAIISTTDFFMPIVDDAFDFGRIASANAISDVYAMGGEPVMAIAVLGFPVDKLPPEIARQMLEGSRAVCKEARIPLAGGHSIDSPEPIFGLAVTGKVSIAHLKQNNTATAGCRLYLTKPLGVGILTTAQKKGLLKPQHETIAPAQMVQLNSLGAALGKLPYVKALTDVTGFGLLGHLTEMCEGSNLHAVVEFEKVPKISVLDEYIAQKCIPGGTHRNWDSYGHKIGNISDHQKFVLADPQTSGGLLIAVEEGKQAEFEKWLQTQNFSLQSFGYLKEIQEGEKIISIG, encoded by the coding sequence ATGCAAAATATTAAGTTAACGCAGTATAGTCATGGAGCTGGCTGTGGTTGTAAAATTTCACCTAAAATTTTAGACAGTATTTTAAAATCAGATACTGTCTCAACGCTGTATCCTCAGCTATTGGTCGGCAACGAAAGTAAAGATGATGCGGCTGTGATGGATATAGGAAATGGCGAAGCCATTATCAGTACCACCGATTTTTTTATGCCTATTGTCGATGATGCGTTTGATTTTGGACGTATTGCCTCAGCCAATGCCATTAGTGATGTATATGCGATGGGAGGCGAACCGGTGATGGCCATTGCTGTACTGGGTTTTCCGGTAGATAAACTTCCGCCAGAAATTGCCAGGCAAATGCTGGAAGGCAGCCGGGCTGTTTGTAAAGAAGCACGTATTCCCCTGGCCGGTGGACATAGCATTGATAGCCCCGAACCTATTTTCGGACTGGCAGTAACCGGAAAAGTATCTATTGCCCATCTGAAACAGAACAATACCGCTACTGCCGGATGTCGGCTTTATCTCACTAAACCTTTGGGTGTAGGCATTCTTACTACTGCCCAGAAAAAAGGCTTGCTTAAACCGCAACATGAGACAATTGCCCCGGCTCAGATGGTGCAGCTCAATAGCCTGGGAGCCGCTTTAGGTAAACTGCCCTATGTAAAAGCGCTTACCGATGTAACTGGTTTTGGATTGCTGGGACACCTGACAGAGATGTGTGAAGGGAGCAACCTGCATGCCGTGGTTGAGTTTGAAAAAGTACCTAAAATTTCAGTCCTGGATGAATATATTGCCCAGAAATGTATTCCGGGTGGTACGCACCGTAACTGGGATAGTTACGGACATAAAATCGGAAATATTTCTGATCATCAGAAGTTTGTACTGGCCGATCCTCAGACCAGTGGTGGCTTACTCATTGCGGTGGAAGAAGGCAAACAAGCTGAATTTGAAAAGTGGCTGCAAACCCAGAACTTTTCATTGCAATCTTTTGGCTATTTAAAAGAAATACAGGAAGGAGAAAAGATAATTTCCATTGGATAA
- a CDS encoding alpha/beta fold hydrolase — translation MQLYHKQVGESGAPIIVLHGLFGSSDNWQAIGKALSEEYKVFMIDQRNHGRSPRSHEFTYEAMSEDLLEFIGQHNLIMPVIIGHSMGGKTAMKFAIQYPDLFSKLVVVDISPKYYPVHHGSILEGLKSINLQQLSSRQEADEQLARHEPHPTVRQFLLKNLHRTDQGTFDWRINLPVLDEQIENVGEALSDEKSIDNPTLFLNGERSDYIKAEDRTFIRKIFTKAEFITVRNAGHWVHAEKPDEFVSIVRQFIKSR, via the coding sequence ATGCAACTGTACCATAAACAAGTAGGAGAAAGCGGAGCACCAATTATTGTTTTACATGGGCTTTTTGGTTCTTCCGACAACTGGCAAGCCATTGGTAAAGCACTTTCTGAAGAATACAAAGTGTTTATGATTGACCAGCGGAACCACGGCCGATCTCCCAGGAGCCATGAATTTACCTATGAGGCTATGAGTGAGGACCTGCTTGAGTTTATTGGCCAACACAACCTGATTATGCCTGTTATTATCGGGCATTCGATGGGCGGAAAAACGGCCATGAAATTTGCCATACAATATCCGGATCTGTTTAGCAAGTTGGTTGTGGTAGATATTTCACCCAAATATTATCCGGTTCATCACGGCAGCATTCTGGAAGGCCTGAAATCCATCAATCTACAACAACTCTCTTCCCGGCAGGAAGCAGACGAACAATTAGCCAGACATGAACCCCATCCGACCGTGAGGCAGTTTCTGCTCAAAAATCTTCACCGGACCGATCAGGGCACTTTCGACTGGCGTATCAACTTGCCGGTGCTTGATGAACAGATTGAGAATGTAGGCGAAGCCTTATCCGATGAAAAGAGTATTGATAATCCTACCCTTTTTTTGAATGGAGAACGGTCTGATTATATAAAAGCAGAAGACAGAACCTTCATCCGGAAAATATTTACAAAGGCAGAATTTATTACCGTTCGTAATGCCGGCCACTGGGTGCATGCAGAAAAACCAGATGAGTTTGTGAGTATTGTCAGGCAGTTTATCAAAAGCCGGTAA
- a CDS encoding DUF481 domain-containing protein — protein sequence MNKNKYAFYLYGLFFFCIAAIPTAFAQTTPGDSLTVSVEDSLSAREPFIILDSLRYRFIGDGNFTRGNVNRTLMVLRAEIIYNGPIVTLTTNPRFTYGKQNNILAERDTYVDLFIDIYKNRRVYGFGLATIETSNLRGITLRQLAGAGAGFRLWRTKEQSLSLTNAIIYESTDFRERPTVTTWRNSTRLKGLHTFLQNRIRLTHITFLQPSLSDISNLRWNTIITLELPLNKWISLRSAFENSYESVVESTRKRNDSRLTFGISIGNKP from the coding sequence ATGAACAAAAATAAGTACGCTTTCTATCTTTATGGATTATTCTTTTTCTGTATAGCTGCCATTCCGACGGCCTTTGCCCAAACAACTCCTGGCGATTCTTTAACCGTTTCTGTTGAAGATAGTTTATCAGCACGTGAACCATTTATCATTTTAGATAGCCTCAGGTACCGTTTTATCGGTGATGGCAATTTTACGAGGGGGAATGTAAACCGCACCTTAATGGTGCTACGGGCTGAGATTATTTACAATGGGCCAATTGTCACTCTTACTACCAATCCAAGGTTTACGTATGGCAAGCAAAACAACATTCTGGCCGAACGGGATACCTATGTAGATTTATTTATCGATATTTATAAGAACAGGCGGGTATATGGCTTTGGCCTGGCAACCATAGAAACCAGTAACCTGAGGGGAATTACGTTGCGGCAATTAGCTGGTGCAGGAGCCGGATTCCGCTTGTGGCGTACCAAAGAACAATCTCTTTCCTTAACCAATGCGATTATTTATGAATCTACAGATTTCAGAGAACGGCCTACCGTTACAACATGGCGGAATTCAACCAGATTAAAGGGTTTACATACATTTCTGCAAAACAGGATACGCCTTACCCATATTACTTTTCTCCAGCCTTCTTTGAGTGATATTTCAAACCTGCGCTGGAATACGATTATTACCCTGGAACTGCCGCTTAATAAATGGATAAGCCTGCGTTCTGCTTTTGAAAATTCGTATGAAAGTGTGGTAGAATCTACCCGGAAACGGAATGATTCGCGGCTGACATTTGGTATATCCATCGGTAACAAACCTTAG
- the glmS gene encoding glutamine--fructose-6-phosphate transaminase (isomerizing) yields MCGIVAYTGQKDAYPIIIKGLKRLEYRGYDSTGVALLNGGLNVYKKKGKVSELESHLQHEHLSGNIGIGHTRWATHGEPNDVNAHPHYSASKNLAIIHNGIIENYSVIKQDLINKGHIFLSETDSEVLIHFIEDIQKKAQCSLEEAVRLALQEVVGAYAIVIMSRDSPRKLIAARKGSPLVIGVGKDEYFLASDATPIIEYTNEVIYLDDHQIAVISDNQLDIKNLEDIHIIPYVHKLELELESIEKGGFEHFMLKEIFEQPKSVKDSMRGRISAEKGQIMLGGLREYLDKLTQAQRIIILGCGTSWHAGLVAEYIFEEYARIPVEVEYASEFRYRNPVINPEDIVIAISQSGETADTLAAIELAKSKGAVIFGVCNVVGASIPRATHAGAYTHAGPEIGVASTKAFTAQVTVLSMMAIVAAKSRGTISDKVYRELLTAFEDIPVKIQQALNSNAQIKYIADIFKDARNFLYLGRGYNFPVALEGALKLKEISYIHAEGYPAAEMKHGPIALIDEEMPVVFIATKDSSYEKIVSNIQEVRARKGRVIAVVTEGDQLIKQMAEFVIEIPATHEALTPILAVIPLQLLSYYIAVMRGCNVDQPRNLAKSVTVE; encoded by the coding sequence ATGTGTGGAATCGTAGCATATACTGGCCAGAAAGATGCCTATCCAATAATTATTAAAGGTTTAAAAAGGCTTGAATACCGCGGATATGACAGCACAGGGGTTGCCTTATTAAATGGAGGGCTCAACGTTTATAAAAAGAAAGGCAAGGTAAGCGAACTGGAATCTCATCTCCAGCACGAACATCTATCAGGGAATATTGGTATTGGACACACCCGGTGGGCAACACATGGCGAACCCAACGATGTAAATGCACATCCACATTATTCTGCAAGTAAAAATCTGGCTATTATCCACAATGGTATTATCGAAAACTATAGTGTAATTAAGCAGGATCTGATTAACAAAGGACATATATTTTTAAGCGAAACAGATTCGGAGGTTCTGATACATTTTATTGAAGATATTCAGAAAAAAGCCCAGTGCTCTCTTGAGGAAGCTGTAAGGCTGGCTTTGCAGGAAGTAGTAGGCGCCTATGCCATCGTGATTATGTCGAGAGATAGTCCCCGGAAACTAATTGCCGCCCGGAAAGGAAGTCCGCTGGTAATAGGCGTGGGAAAAGATGAGTATTTTCTGGCTTCTGATGCTACTCCAATTATAGAATATACCAATGAGGTTATTTATTTAGATGACCATCAGATCGCTGTTATCTCTGATAATCAACTGGATATTAAAAATCTGGAAGATATCCATATCATTCCTTATGTACATAAACTGGAGCTTGAGCTGGAATCAATTGAGAAAGGCGGCTTCGAGCATTTTATGTTAAAGGAGATTTTTGAGCAGCCCAAATCTGTAAAAGACAGCATGCGAGGAAGAATCAGTGCCGAAAAAGGACAAATTATGCTGGGCGGTCTACGGGAATACCTGGATAAATTAACCCAGGCGCAACGTATTATTATTCTGGGTTGTGGAACCTCCTGGCATGCCGGTCTGGTAGCAGAGTATATTTTTGAAGAATATGCCCGTATTCCCGTAGAAGTAGAATATGCGTCGGAGTTCCGGTACAGAAACCCGGTTATCAATCCTGAAGATATTGTAATTGCCATTTCACAGTCTGGTGAAACAGCGGATACCCTGGCTGCCATAGAGTTAGCCAAATCAAAAGGAGCTGTTATTTTCGGCGTTTGTAATGTAGTGGGAGCTTCTATTCCTAGGGCTACGCATGCTGGTGCGTATACCCATGCCGGACCTGAAATTGGGGTAGCCAGTACGAAGGCTTTTACAGCACAGGTTACGGTGCTTTCGATGATGGCCATAGTAGCTGCCAAATCAAGAGGAACGATCTCAGACAAAGTATATAGGGAACTATTGACTGCTTTTGAAGATATTCCTGTTAAAATCCAACAGGCACTTAACAGCAATGCCCAGATTAAATACATCGCAGATATTTTCAAAGATGCCCGTAACTTCTTATATCTGGGTAGGGGCTATAATTTCCCGGTAGCTTTAGAAGGTGCGCTCAAACTAAAAGAAATCTCTTACATTCATGCAGAAGGATATCCGGCAGCCGAAATGAAACATGGCCCTATCGCTCTGATAGATGAAGAAATGCCAGTAGTTTTTATTGCCACCAAAGACAGCTCTTATGAAAAAATTGTTTCCAATATTCAAGAAGTGAGAGCCCGGAAAGGCCGGGTGATTGCCGTAGTAACTGAAGGCGACCAGTTAATCAAACAAATGGCTGAATTTGTGATTGAGATTCCGGCTACCCATGAAGCATTAACTCCTATTCTGGCTGTTATTCCCTTGCAACTTCTTTCCTATTATATTGCTGTCATGCGGGGTTGTAATGTAGACCAGCCTCGGAATCTGGCTAAATCTGTAACGGTAGAATAG